A genomic segment from Eremothecium gossypii ATCC 10895 chromosome III, complete sequence encodes:
- the RPL22B gene encoding 60S ribosomal protein eL22 (Syntenic homolog of Saccharomyces cerevisiae YLR061W (RPL22A) and YFL034C-A (RPL22B); 1-intron) yields MAPNTSRKQKITKTFTVDVSSPTENGVFDPASYAKYLVEHIKVDGHLGNLGNAITVEENGTTVTIVSTAKFSGKYLKYLTKKYLKKNQLRDWIRFVSSKTNEYKLTFYQVTPEDEEDEE; encoded by the exons ATGGCTCCAAAC ACCTCCAGAAAGCAAAAGATCACCAAGACCTTCACCGTCGACGTCTCGTCTCCAACTGAGAACGGTGTGTTCGACCCAGCTTCCTACGCCAAGTACTTGGTGGAGCACATCAAGGTTGACGGCCACTTGGGCAACTTGGGCAACGCCATCACTGTTGAGGAGAACGGCACTACTGTGACCATTGTGTCCACTGCCAAGTTCTCTGGTAAGTACTTGAAGTACTTGACCAAGAAGTACTTGAAGAAGAACCAGTTGAGAGACTGGATCAGATTCGTCTCTAGCAAGACCAATGAGTACAAGTTGACCTTCTACCAGGTCACTCCAGAGGAtgaggaggacgaggaaTAA
- the BMT6 gene encoding 25S rRNA (uracil2843-N3)-methyltransferase (Syntenic homolog of Saccharomyces cerevisiae YLR063W) — protein MSKALPVHHSGTLPPQQLADLFKDAFRGELYGEHQDELAETVQQVKGDLYNRDYIAAFDSQEKRAAYCCRWSPSRAVAYSSLFAHLAPVRNVLTCAGGTSRNVLCVGGGAGGELVAAANLFTATRDFDARHRPDAPADANAARLAIRIVDIADWSAVVDRVAAAVRSSWLFHLAPALDVAFAHTDILQPAASLGLPSLDLLTLLFTTNELFLENRAATVRLFQRLNAECRSGCLLLIVESAGSYSHITVGSKKFPVQFLIDTLLLGPRGREAGGPWTLLSESDALWYRGDPAVDYPVKLENMRFFYRLYVKK, from the coding sequence ATGTCAAAGGCGCTGCCCGTCCACCATAGCGGCACGCTCCCGCCCCAGCAACTGGCGGACCTGTTCAAAGACGCTTTCCGCGGGGAGCTGTACGGCGAACACCAGGATGAGCTGGCCGAGACGGTCCAGCAGGTGAAGGGCGACCTGTACAACCGGGACTACATCGCGGCGTTCGACTCGCAGGAGAAGCGCGCAGCATACTGCTGCCGCTGGTCGCCGTCGCGCGCCGTGGCGTACTCTTCCCTCTTCGCACACCTGGCGCCCGTGCGCAACGTCTTGACCTGCGCTGGCGGCACCTCCCGCAACGTTCTCTGcgtcggcggcggcgcgggcggggagctcgtcgccgccgccaaCCTGTTTACCGCGACCCGCGACTTCGATGCCCGGCACCGTCCGGACGCCCCTGCAGACGCAAACGCCGCCCGCCTCGCCATCCGCATCGTTGACATCGCGGACTGGTCCGCCGTCGTTGACCGCgtggccgccgccgtccGCTCCTCGTGGCTCTTCCACTTGGCCCCCGCGCTGGACGTCGCCTTCGCACACACCGATATCCTGCAGCCTGCCGCATCTCTCGGCCTGCCGTCACTCGACCTCCTCACGCTGCTCTTTACCACCAACGAGCTCTTCCTGGAGAACAGGGCAGCCACTGTTCGTCTCTTCCAGCGCCTCAACGCAGAGTGCCGCTCTGGCTGTCTGCTGCTTATCGTCGAGAGCGCTGGCAGCTACTCCCACATCACCGTGGGCTCTAAGAAGTTCCCAGTGCAGTTTCTCATCGacacgctgctgctcgggccgcgcggccgtGAAGCTGGCGGCCCCTGGACCCTCCTGTCCGAGAGCGATGCCCTCTGGTATCGCGGTGATCCGGCTGTGGACTACCCAGTCAAGCTAGAGAACATGCGCTTTTTCTACAGACTCTATGTAAAGAAGTAG
- the MOB2 gene encoding Mob2p (Syntenic homolog of Saccharomyces cerevisiae YFL034C-B (MOB2); 1-intron) has translation MSFFNSLKGLGRTSKKNKSSPTRPPQTSVSGSVYGSPQANGSRMSVSKARSPTQRSVVQAAAADKVESQQVMFLSEPFVRTALVKGSFKTIVQLPKYVDVGEWIALNIFEFYTNLNQFYGVIAEYVTAEAYPTMNAGPRVEYLWLDANSRQVALPAGQYIDLALTWINNKVNDKTLFPTKSGLPFAQHFIRDMQRIMIQMFRIFAHIYHHHFDKFVHLSLEAHWNSFFAHFVSFAKEFNLLDRKEMAPLELLIESFERQGKII, from the exons ATGTCGTTCTTCAACTCACTGAA GGGATTGGGAAGAACAAGCAAAAAGAACAAGAGCTCGCCCACAAGGCCTCCTCAAACATCGGTCAGCGGTTCTGTATACGGGTCGCCGCAGGCGAACGGGTCGCGGATGTCGGTGAGCAAGGCGAGGTCACCGACGCAGCGGTCTGTGGTGCAGGCAGCCGCAGCGGACAAGGTGGAATCGCAGCAGGTGATGTTCCTGAGCGAGCCGTTTGTGCGGACGGCGCTGGTGAAGGGCTCGTTCAAGACGATTGTGCAGCTGCCCAAGTACGTTGATGTGGGCGAGTGGATCGCGCTGAATATCTTCGAGTTTTACACGAACCTGAACCAGTTCTATGGTGTGATCGCAGAATACGTGACGGCGGAGGCGTACCCGACGATGAATGCGGGCCCACGGGTGGAGTACCTGTGGCTGGACGCGAACTCGAGACAGGTCGCGCTACCTGCGGGGCAGTATATCGACCTGGCCCTGACCTGGATAAACAACAAAGTGAACGACAAGACGCTATTTCCGACCAAGAGCGGGCTTCCATTTGCGCAGCATTTCATCAGAGACATGCAGCGGATAATGATACAGATGTTTCGGATATTTGCGCATATCTACCACCATCACTTCGACAAGTTTGTGCATCTGTCGCTGGAGGCGCACTGGAACTCTTTTTTTGCACACTTTGTTAGCTTTGCCAAGGAGTTCAATCTGCTAGATCGGAAAGAAATGGCGCCGCTGGAACTGCTGATCGAGAGTTTCGAACGGCAGGGCAAGATTATCTGA